Proteins from a single region of Thermococcus sp. EP1:
- a CDS encoding LAGLIDADG family homing endonuclease, whose product MRSLRDLGQEELQELLGYINELRKRGLNYSQIAKRIMEEKGIKISRVTVARWCKGEHNPFNKIKFVNLEPSPSLAYIIGVYFGDASISLYEKYKYRVRLKVVDKEFAEAFKDALADIGANPRVEYEKDKNRSNRWCVEATSKSLYMFLKQPKEKLFEIAKEYPKEFLRGFFDSEGYVYVDKHAFLSSYIAAYNYDLEVLEFSQGLLSFLSIHSKIRVSKEGGTPVIIRGKEYFYKSNLYELRIYRVESVRKFAIEIGFTIQRKQEKLNKWLKTRTNESF is encoded by the coding sequence ATGCGCAGTCTGAGAGATCTTGGACAGGAAGAGCTTCAAGAACTCTTAGGATACATTAATGAATTAAGGAAAAGAGGATTGAACTACTCTCAAATAGCAAAGAGAATAATGGAAGAGAAAGGAATCAAAATTTCTAGGGTCACTGTTGCGAGATGGTGTAAAGGAGAACATAATCCCTTTAATAAGATTAAGTTTGTTAATCTGGAACCTTCTCCTTCGTTGGCCTATATCATAGGTGTTTATTTTGGAGATGCTAGCATAAGTCTTTATGAGAAATACAAATACAGAGTCCGGTTGAAAGTTGTTGACAAAGAGTTTGCGGAGGCATTTAAAGATGCGCTTGCTGATATTGGGGCTAATCCGAGGGTGGAATATGAGAAAGATAAAAACAGGAGTAATAGATGGTGTGTAGAAGCCACAAGCAAATCTCTGTATATGTTCTTAAAACAACCAAAAGAAAAGCTCTTTGAAATTGCAAAGGAGTACCCGAAGGAGTTCTTGAGAGGATTCTTTGATAGCGAGGGGTATGTTTATGTAGATAAACACGCATTTCTCTCTTCATATATCGCAGCTTATAATTATGATCTAGAAGTATTAGAATTTTCTCAGGGATTGCTCTCATTCCTGTCTATCCATTCAAAAATAAGGGTTTCAAAAGAGGGTGGAACACCAGTAATAATCAGGGGAAAGGAATACTTCTACAAAAGCAATCTCTATGAGCTTAGGATTTATAGAGTAGAAAGTGTGAGAAAATTTGCAATTGAAATTGGTTTTACAATTCAGAGGAAACAAGAAAAACTTAATAAATGGCTAAAAACGAGGACTAATGAATCTTTTTAA
- a CDS encoding lamin tail domain-containing protein, translated as MRGQGSIEYTFMLSGALLTIFLVLHTLAVINPGPQEIINQISVEINEELTAYPNQNCDGIPNIVIYYVNYDAGGRFISDMFVLNDEYVIIANIWCKGVNLKGWRLTDEKDHVFTFPEIVINPGDMITIHTGKGTNNETDLYWGNSLPVWNNEEDTAYLYSVDGTLIDKCSWSERGEGSIKCH; from the coding sequence ATGCGAGGACAAGGCTCCATTGAATATACATTTATGCTAAGTGGGGCTTTACTTACAATTTTCCTTGTGCTTCACACCTTAGCGGTAATAAACCCCGGACCACAGGAGATTATAAATCAGATCTCCGTTGAAATAAACGAAGAACTTACAGCATACCCAAATCAAAATTGTGACGGGATTCCCAATATCGTGATTTATTATGTTAACTATGATGCAGGAGGCAGATTTATTAGCGACATGTTTGTCTTGAACGATGAGTATGTAATAATAGCCAATATCTGGTGCAAAGGCGTTAATTTAAAGGGATGGAGACTGACGGATGAGAAAGACCATGTGTTCACCTTTCCAGAAATAGTCATAAATCCTGGAGACATGATAACCATTCACACGGGGAAAGGAACCAATAATGAAACTGACCTCTATTGGGGAAACTCACTCCCTGTGTGGAACAATGAGGAAGATACCGCTTATCTCTATTCAGTGGATGGGACCCTAATAGATAAATGTTCTTGGAGCGAAAGAGGAGAAGGGAGTATAAAATGTCATTAA
- a CDS encoding aconitase X catalytic domain-containing protein, producing MYLTKEEELILAGEYGFALQKAMEILVALGEIYGADKLIPIKSAQVAGVSYKNIGDAGIEFLKDFVDAGAKVSVYTTLNPAGIGEEAFMEKQREILNLYKAMGIEITSTCTPYYGANLPKFGDHIAWSESSAVVFANSIIGARTNREGGPSSLAAAIVGKTPNYGLHLEENRKATIIVEVEAKVRGFADYSFLGYHLGKTLKNDVPYFKGLKVKALDHLKELGASMAATGSIALYHVEGETPEYKEALVDSVERLQVGDEELKEVKERFNTEWEEIDAIVIGCPHASIQEVKEIVELLKIREKPLKIPLLITLSRVVKALADALGYTDVIERYNGKMIVDSCLIVSPVEKWYQGIATNSGKASFYFSTAGLKVRLENTDELILGAP from the coding sequence ATGTACCTCACGAAAGAAGAAGAGTTAATACTGGCTGGGGAGTATGGTTTTGCACTTCAAAAGGCCATGGAAATCCTCGTGGCCTTGGGAGAGATTTATGGTGCTGATAAACTTATCCCGATTAAGAGTGCTCAAGTTGCAGGAGTTTCTTACAAAAATATTGGGGATGCAGGAATAGAGTTTCTTAAGGACTTTGTAGATGCGGGTGCGAAGGTGAGTGTTTACACTACTCTAAACCCAGCGGGAATTGGAGAAGAGGCTTTCATGGAGAAGCAGAGAGAAATTTTAAACCTTTATAAGGCCATGGGAATTGAGATAACCTCTACCTGTACTCCTTATTATGGAGCAAACCTTCCTAAATTTGGGGATCATATAGCATGGAGTGAAAGCTCGGCAGTTGTTTTTGCAAACTCTATAATTGGGGCTAGAACGAACAGGGAGGGTGGTCCTTCTAGTTTGGCAGCGGCAATAGTGGGAAAAACCCCTAACTATGGACTTCATTTAGAAGAAAACAGAAAAGCAACCATAATAGTGGAGGTAGAAGCTAAAGTTAGAGGGTTTGCCGATTACAGCTTTCTAGGTTATCACCTCGGTAAGACTCTGAAGAATGACGTTCCTTACTTTAAGGGTCTCAAAGTTAAAGCTCTTGATCACTTAAAAGAGCTTGGGGCTTCAATGGCCGCCACTGGTTCAATAGCTCTCTATCACGTTGAAGGGGAAACTCCAGAGTATAAAGAAGCTTTGGTAGATAGTGTAGAGCGGCTTCAAGTGGGTGATGAAGAACTTAAAGAAGTTAAAGAGAGATTTAACACTGAGTGGGAGGAAATAGATGCGATAGTTATAGGGTGTCCTCATGCTTCTATTCAGGAGGTAAAGGAAATTGTTGAGCTCCTTAAGATACGAGAAAAACCCTTGAAGATCCCCCTCTTAATAACCCTTAGTAGAGTTGTAAAAGCTTTAGCAGACGCTTTGGGGTATACTGATGTAATAGAGCGATACAACGGAAAAATGATAGTTGATAGCTGCCTAATAGTCTCTCCAGTTGAAAAGTGGTATCAAGGAATAGCAACAAACAGTGGAAAGGCGAGCTTTTACTTCTCCACCGCTGGTTTGAAAGTTAGATTAGAAAACACGGATGAACTTATACTCGGGGCACCGTGA
- a CDS encoding DUF126 domain-containing protein: protein MKIKGRKIFGGKAKGVALVSKKPLSFLGGVDPKTGIVKDVESDIRGESVKDKILVFPRGKGSTVGSYVIYQLKKNGVAPRAIIVEEAETIVATGAIIAEIPMVDKIDISKIKTGQFVEVDANKGEIIVEE from the coding sequence ATGAAAATTAAGGGGAGAAAAATTTTTGGTGGAAAAGCTAAAGGTGTTGCCCTAGTATCTAAAAAACCCTTGTCCTTTTTGGGAGGCGTTGATCCAAAGACAGGAATTGTTAAGGATGTGGAGAGCGATATTAGGGGCGAGAGCGTGAAGGATAAAATTCTAGTTTTTCCGAGAGGGAAGGGATCAACCGTTGGTTCTTACGTAATCTACCAGCTCAAGAAAAATGGAGTTGCACCTAGGGCAATAATTGTCGAAGAGGCTGAAACCATTGTAGCTACAGGCGCAATAATAGCCGAAATTCCTATGGTGGATAAAATAGATATAAGCAAAATCAAGACAGGGCAATTTGTTGAGGTTGATGCTAATAAAGGGGAGATCATTGTAGAGGAATAA
- a CDS encoding site-2 protease family protein: MPKGIYECVNCGHKEVIDSNEALLEKACPKCGSDMVIVGFEIEPVVEEGPARDLIEKLSQFYSLGETQSRGNVTAFEVLEIRESNFEKVLRELEKLGYWGALKKKEGKVILYLFPAQEVKEENPFIGIGLFIATVLSTLFAGYWLSGSYISFLDEYNLPGIRNIYLNALAFSISVLAILGTHEMGHKIAATFHGVKSTFPYFIPFPNILGTLGAVIRVKSPIPTRNAAIDLGSSGPIAGFIVAIPVLLIGLRLSPALPMSAVAQVEGGIAFGQSLIMVLLERYIFRIPEDYVIYLHPVAIAGWVGILVTFLNLIPAAQLDGGHIARAFLGEKFHSILTFGLGLAMIGLSVLWAGWLIWGFIILLMGRIGNPGALDEVSPISPKRIALALIVLAIFVLSATPVPISVVQ, encoded by the coding sequence ATGCCAAAAGGTATTTATGAATGTGTTAACTGTGGTCATAAGGAAGTTATAGATTCAAATGAGGCCCTCTTGGAGAAGGCTTGTCCTAAATGTGGGTCTGACATGGTTATTGTGGGGTTTGAAATTGAGCCTGTAGTTGAGGAGGGACCTGCGAGAGATTTAATTGAAAAACTCAGCCAATTCTATTCTTTGGGAGAGACGCAGTCTAGAGGGAATGTCACTGCTTTTGAGGTTCTTGAGATAAGAGAGAGCAACTTCGAGAAAGTTCTCAGGGAACTTGAAAAACTTGGCTATTGGGGAGCTCTAAAGAAGAAGGAAGGAAAGGTCATTCTCTACCTCTTCCCAGCCCAGGAAGTGAAGGAAGAGAACCCATTCATTGGTATAGGGCTTTTCATAGCAACTGTATTAAGCACGCTTTTTGCAGGCTACTGGCTTTCAGGGTCTTATATATCATTCCTTGATGAATACAACCTACCTGGGATTAGGAACATCTATCTCAATGCTTTAGCATTTTCAATAAGTGTTTTGGCAATTTTGGGAACGCATGAGATGGGTCACAAGATAGCAGCCACATTTCATGGAGTAAAGTCAACTTTCCCATACTTTATTCCATTTCCTAATATCCTAGGTACTCTGGGGGCAGTTATAAGAGTTAAGTCTCCAATCCCCACGCGAAATGCTGCCATAGATTTAGGCTCAAGTGGCCCCATAGCTGGGTTTATTGTCGCTATACCGGTTTTACTCATAGGTTTGAGACTTTCTCCCGCTTTACCGATGAGCGCCGTTGCTCAAGTTGAGGGAGGAATAGCATTTGGTCAGAGTTTAATAATGGTACTTCTTGAGAGATACATCTTCAGGATTCCTGAGGATTATGTGATCTATCTTCATCCCGTGGCAATAGCTGGATGGGTTGGAATTCTAGTAACTTTCTTGAACTTAATCCCTGCAGCCCAGCTCGATGGAGGCCATATAGCTAGGGCCTTTCTTGGAGAGAAGTTCCACTCAATTTTAACCTTTGGGCTCGGCTTAGCCATGATTGGTTTAAGTGTTCTATGGGCTGGCTGGCTCATATGGGGATTCATAATTTTACTCATGGGAAGAATTGGTAATCCAGGTGCTTTGGATGAAGTGAGCCCGATATCGCCGAAAAGAATTGCTTTAGCTTTAATAGTCTTGGCAATATTTGTTTTGTCAGCGACTCCAGTGCCAATAAGTGTTGTTCAGTGA
- a CDS encoding HTH domain-containing protein has protein sequence MLVFIECEAVSVEGCLRELKEKAKILENMPGSIEKAKIELSFGAFMGIRIALNIDPTKKAEKYIIAEYTSGKDVIERLQQKMQNGIKDTEIVDFTFGTYTMPVTRRKYAVGVAVVNRLKEERDFENPTIEERRAILRKALELFGWNPKALNISEIARLFNVSRDSIYNDIEQIMKERE, from the coding sequence ATGCTGGTCTTCATCGAATGCGAAGCTGTAAGTGTGGAAGGATGTTTAAGAGAATTGAAAGAAAAAGCCAAAATCCTTGAAAATATGCCTGGTTCAATAGAGAAGGCTAAAATAGAACTCTCTTTTGGAGCTTTTATGGGAATAAGGATAGCCCTGAATATAGACCCAACGAAAAAAGCAGAAAAATACATAATCGCCGAATACACGTCAGGAAAAGACGTTATAGAGAGACTCCAGCAAAAAATGCAGAACGGAATAAAGGACACTGAAATAGTAGATTTCACCTTTGGAACCTATACGATGCCAGTGACGAGAAGAAAATATGCTGTTGGAGTGGCTGTGGTGAACAGACTCAAAGAAGAGAGAGACTTTGAAAATCCGACCATAGAGGAAAGACGGGCAATTTTAAGAAAGGCACTCGAACTCTTCGGGTGGAATCCAAAGGCATTAAACATATCTGAAATAGCGAGACTCTTCAATGTTTCAAGGGATTCAATATACAACGACATAGAGCAGATCATGAAGGAAAGGGAGTAA
- a CDS encoding class III signal peptide-containing protein, which yields MFRRKKGQGALEYLFMIAAALIIIFVVVRYISSSGQQATGQSDIASLQSQAELAKSSLQAKDWWDDDYTITINTNAQTITIDNVSVTIDYSNSKYVDDITTTYNGETLGNIYDDCMEGTEEACKVLAALGGT from the coding sequence TTGTTTAGAAGGAAGAAAGGTCAGGGTGCGCTGGAGTACCTCTTCATGATCGCAGCAGCACTAATAATTATCTTTGTCGTTGTGAGGTACATCTCAAGTAGTGGGCAGCAAGCTACTGGACAAAGCGATATTGCTTCCCTGCAAAGCCAAGCAGAGCTTGCAAAATCATCATTACAAGCAAAGGATTGGTGGGATGATGACTATACAATAACTATCAATACGAATGCCCAAACAATTACAATTGACAATGTCAGTGTTACAATTGATTACTCAAATAGCAAATATGTGGATGATATCACAACTACTTATAATGGGGAGACTCTAGGGAACATCTATGATGATTGTATGGAAGGAACTGAGGAAGCATGTAAAGTCCTAGCCGCCCTTGGTGGAACTTGA
- a CDS encoding class III signal peptide-containing protein has translation MKKAQGSLEYSAMIALILVIILVAVFYFGEGIVPKAIKSTQQNEILQYQNSVEMIKSNYEATGAWDSLKNETISCSNSQCTFNGETKSIDDPAFSYSDTLENAYNKCIYENDLDSCKAIVYVLGE, from the coding sequence ATGAAAAAAGCTCAAGGTTCTCTTGAGTATTCTGCTATGATTGCTCTTATCCTTGTGATAATATTAGTTGCCGTTTTTTACTTTGGTGAAGGAATTGTTCCAAAGGCAATAAAATCTACCCAACAGAATGAAATCTTACAATATCAAAATAGTGTGGAAATGATAAAATCTAACTATGAAGCTACGGGAGCTTGGGACTCCCTCAAAAATGAAACCATCTCCTGCTCAAACTCTCAATGTACCTTTAACGGTGAAACAAAAAGTATAGATGACCCGGCATTTTCTTACTCAGATACTCTTGAGAATGCCTATAATAAGTGCATCTACGAAAATGACCTCGATTCATGCAAAGCGATAGTTTATGTTCTTGGAGAATAA
- a CDS encoding MazG nucleotide pyrophosphohydrolase domain-containing protein gives MHIKEFQELIKELYFHRDEKRGLEKTFLWFSEEVGELAEALRKNDRKAIEEEFADVLAWLVSLANIVGVDVEEAAKKKYPGVCPYCGKNPCECEKE, from the coding sequence ATGCACATCAAAGAATTCCAGGAACTTATTAAGGAGCTCTACTTTCATAGGGATGAAAAAAGAGGATTAGAGAAGACTTTTCTCTGGTTTAGTGAGGAAGTTGGTGAACTAGCAGAGGCCTTAAGGAAAAATGATAGAAAGGCCATAGAGGAGGAATTTGCCGATGTCTTAGCTTGGCTCGTGAGTTTGGCCAACATAGTAGGGGTGGATGTGGAGGAAGCCGCTAAGAAGAAGTATCCTGGGGTCTGCCCTTACTGCGGGAAGAATCCTTGTGAGTGTGAGAAGGAGTAG
- a CDS encoding pro-sigmaK processing inhibitor BofA family protein yields the protein MINVLIFIILLIIAAVIVVKLTFAVLRWMAMNAVVGLILLGILNYLGIAHIEINLINFLIVAVGGILGVFLLLFLSYL from the coding sequence ATGATTAATGTCTTAATATTCATAATATTGTTAATAATTGCCGCAGTGATAGTTGTCAAACTGACCTTTGCAGTGCTGAGATGGATGGCTATGAATGCAGTAGTTGGTTTAATCCTTTTGGGAATTCTGAATTATCTTGGTATAGCACACATAGAGATAAACCTAATAAACTTCCTTATAGTGGCCGTTGGCGGAATTTTGGGCGTTTTTCTTTTATTGTTCTTGTCTTATCTCTAG
- the prf1 gene encoding peptide chain release factor aRF-1, giving the protein MSHKSAEMYELKKKVEELKKIRGRATELVSLYIPADYDLNKVMQQLREEYGTAQNIKSKTTRKNVLGALERAMQHLKLYKQTPETGLALFVGNVSEQEGVSDIRVFAIIPPEPLNVRLYRCDQTFVTEPLEEMLRVKDAYGLITVEKNEATIGLLRGKKIEVIEELTSNVPGKTRAGGQSARRYERIREQETHEFMKRIGEHSTKVFLPLLEKGELKGIIVGGPGPTKEEFVEGEYLHHELRKRILGVVDISYHGQYGLRELVEKASDILREHEAVKERLLIQEFFKHLVKDTGLITYGEKEVRNALELGAVDKLLLSEGYDRVRVRAKCNNCGWEELKTMSEPDFEIYKKNLKNCPKCNSQNISFEKWDVAEELIKMAEESGSDVEIISLDTDEGQQFYRAFGGIGAILRYKLQ; this is encoded by the coding sequence ATGTCTCACAAGTCTGCTGAAATGTATGAGCTTAAAAAGAAAGTTGAGGAGCTTAAAAAGATTCGAGGTCGAGCCACAGAGTTAGTATCCCTCTATATTCCAGCAGATTATGATTTGAATAAGGTTATGCAGCAGCTTAGAGAGGAGTATGGAACAGCACAGAATATTAAATCAAAAACAACTCGAAAAAACGTTCTCGGTGCTTTAGAAAGAGCTATGCAGCATCTTAAACTTTACAAACAAACTCCTGAAACCGGATTAGCTCTTTTCGTTGGTAATGTGAGTGAACAGGAAGGAGTCTCTGATATTAGGGTATTTGCTATCATTCCACCAGAACCACTGAACGTCAGGCTTTATCGATGTGACCAAACTTTTGTAACAGAACCCCTTGAGGAGATGCTCCGTGTTAAAGATGCTTATGGTTTAATAACGGTTGAAAAGAACGAGGCTACGATAGGGCTTCTTAGAGGGAAAAAGATAGAGGTTATAGAAGAGTTGACTTCTAATGTGCCTGGAAAGACAAGAGCTGGTGGTCAGTCAGCTCGAAGATATGAGCGAATTAGGGAGCAAGAGACCCATGAGTTCATGAAAAGAATTGGTGAGCACTCTACCAAGGTCTTCCTGCCTCTTCTGGAAAAGGGAGAGCTCAAGGGTATTATTGTTGGTGGTCCAGGACCAACAAAGGAGGAATTTGTTGAAGGGGAGTATTTGCATCATGAACTCAGAAAAAGGATTCTTGGAGTCGTAGATATAAGCTATCATGGCCAGTATGGTCTTAGAGAGCTTGTTGAAAAGGCAAGTGATATTTTAAGAGAGCATGAGGCTGTTAAAGAAAGGCTCCTCATACAGGAATTCTTTAAGCACTTGGTTAAGGATACAGGCCTCATAACATACGGTGAAAAGGAGGTCAGGAATGCTCTAGAGCTTGGGGCCGTTGATAAATTATTACTTAGTGAGGGTTATGATAGGGTTAGAGTAAGGGCCAAGTGTAACAATTGTGGATGGGAAGAGCTAAAAACTATGAGCGAGCCTGATTTTGAGATTTACAAGAAAAATCTCAAAAACTGTCCTAAGTGCAACAGTCAGAACATAAGCTTTGAGAAATGGGATGTGGCTGAAGAACTTATAAAAATGGCAGAAGAAAGTGGATCAGATGTTGAAATAATCTCCCTCGATACTGACGAAGGCCAGCAGTTCTATAGGGCTTTTGGAGGAATTGGTGCAATCCTAAGGTACAAGCTCCAGTGA
- a CDS encoding dihydrodipicolinate synthase family protein has product MRGVVVPLVTPFNEDYSIDLPALEEHINYLQKVGVHGIFINATTGEFTSLNNEERKLLAEKGREIVTSAFYLVGTASTNTFEVIELTKHAQDIGADYVVIAPPYYCPLNDDALFKHYSLVAEKTEIPIILYNIPSCANPMSVSLVKHLALEYSNITGIKETIDSINHVRDVIFEVKSERKDFKVFTGLDQHLLNTLFLGGDGGIMACANFAPELHLEVYKAFEERNFEKAMNYSQKLAKVSKVYDLASSFGSAIKIAMNIRGFSIKPILRPPYIMDGEKARERIKQLLASLELVP; this is encoded by the coding sequence ATGCGTGGAGTTGTAGTGCCTCTTGTAACGCCTTTTAATGAAGACTATTCCATTGACCTCCCTGCCCTTGAAGAGCACATAAATTACCTTCAAAAAGTTGGAGTGCATGGTATTTTCATAAATGCAACAACTGGAGAGTTTACGAGCTTAAATAATGAAGAAAGGAAACTTTTAGCAGAAAAAGGCAGAGAAATTGTTACTTCAGCCTTTTACCTAGTAGGAACAGCCTCAACGAACACCTTTGAGGTTATTGAGCTAACCAAACATGCCCAAGACATAGGAGCTGATTATGTGGTCATAGCTCCTCCCTACTACTGTCCCCTCAATGATGATGCCCTCTTTAAGCACTACTCTCTAGTGGCAGAAAAAACAGAAATTCCAATAATTCTCTACAATATCCCCAGTTGTGCCAATCCAATGAGTGTTTCTCTAGTAAAACACCTTGCTCTCGAGTACTCAAACATAACTGGGATAAAGGAAACCATAGATAGCATCAACCACGTTAGGGATGTAATATTTGAAGTGAAAAGCGAAAGGAAAGACTTTAAAGTGTTCACAGGTCTAGACCAGCACCTTTTAAACACGCTCTTTTTGGGAGGGGATGGAGGAATAATGGCATGTGCCAACTTTGCCCCCGAGCTTCATCTTGAAGTCTATAAAGCATTTGAAGAGAGAAACTTTGAAAAAGCTATGAACTACTCCCAAAAGCTTGCAAAGGTCTCAAAAGTCTATGATCTAGCATCCTCATTCGGCTCTGCAATAAAAATTGCTATGAATATAAGAGGATTTTCAATAAAACCAATTCTTAGGCCACCTTATATAATGGATGGAGAAAAAGCCAGAGAAAGAATAAAACAACTACTAGCTTCACTGGAGCTTGTACCTTAG
- a CDS encoding arginine--tRNA ligase yields the protein MSYDDIKESIKELLEDVISEMLKKEEKSWEGEILFDETPSMEFGDFATTVAFQLAKVFRKAPRMIAQEIVSNLEGKLPDYIAKIEVAGAGYINFFLEYEKFGTLTVEEILQKGEHFGESDFGGGKKVIVEHTSVNPTKPLHMGHARNAVLGDTIARIMRALGYNVEVQNYIDDLGVQFAQVLWGYLNMREEFEKIMEELKKKGLSKDDIIDHALGLLYVEVHKKMEEDPEVEKKIRALMKELEEGKSEVAEKGRKLAEDVLKAQMKTTYRLNISYDLLSWESDIVRSGIFEEAYEKIETNPHFEWAKEGKYKGAFIMKLGDLFPDLENPDTVLIRSDGTATYTGKDIAYHLWKFGKVNADMLYKLWDKVEKHETWTTAKDGEKMPGRFANADIVVNVIGSEQRYEQKAVAYALKLLGYEEAYKNFHHLAYEHVIRPEGKFSGRKGTWIGFTVDEVLDEAVKRAKELVEEKNPSLSEKEKEKIAEIVGVGAVRYNLVKYSPEKIITFRWEDVLNFEGESAPYIQYAHARCASILKKAMETGMTIDPTELLKKADFSRLDQKEKELIKAIAKFPEIVKTAGRDIKPNLIATYANELAMIFNRFYMALPVLKAEEGTREMRLLLVIATKQVLKNALELMGIEAPEVM from the coding sequence ATGAGTTACGATGATATTAAAGAGAGTATAAAGGAATTACTGGAAGATGTCATCTCAGAAATGCTCAAAAAAGAAGAAAAATCATGGGAAGGTGAGATATTATTTGATGAAACACCCAGCATGGAGTTTGGAGACTTTGCAACAACCGTTGCCTTTCAACTTGCAAAAGTATTTAGAAAAGCCCCCCGAATGATAGCTCAAGAAATAGTATCAAATCTAGAAGGAAAGCTTCCTGATTACATAGCAAAGATTGAAGTAGCTGGGGCTGGATACATAAACTTCTTTTTAGAGTATGAAAAATTTGGAACGCTCACAGTGGAAGAGATTCTACAAAAGGGAGAGCACTTTGGAGAGAGCGATTTTGGAGGAGGTAAAAAAGTCATTGTTGAGCACACCTCCGTTAATCCCACAAAACCCCTCCATATGGGGCATGCGAGAAACGCCGTATTGGGGGACACTATAGCCAGAATAATGAGGGCTCTTGGATACAATGTAGAGGTTCAAAACTACATCGACGATCTCGGTGTCCAGTTTGCTCAGGTCCTCTGGGGTTATCTCAATATGAGAGAGGAATTTGAGAAAATAATGGAAGAGCTCAAGAAAAAAGGACTCTCAAAGGACGATATAATTGATCACGCTTTGGGCCTGCTTTACGTTGAGGTCCACAAGAAAATGGAAGAAGATCCCGAAGTGGAGAAGAAGATACGAGCCCTAATGAAGGAGCTTGAGGAAGGAAAGAGTGAAGTAGCAGAAAAGGGAAGAAAACTTGCTGAGGATGTTCTTAAAGCTCAGATGAAAACAACATATAGACTCAACATCTCATATGACCTCCTTAGCTGGGAGAGCGACATTGTGAGAAGTGGAATATTTGAAGAGGCCTACGAGAAGATTGAAACCAATCCACACTTTGAGTGGGCCAAAGAGGGCAAATATAAGGGAGCTTTTATCATGAAACTTGGCGATCTCTTCCCAGACTTAGAAAATCCTGACACTGTACTTATTAGAAGTGATGGGACTGCAACATATACTGGAAAGGACATAGCATACCACCTCTGGAAATTTGGAAAGGTAAATGCAGATATGCTCTACAAGCTCTGGGACAAAGTAGAAAAGCATGAAACATGGACTACTGCCAAAGACGGCGAAAAAATGCCCGGAAGATTCGCAAATGCAGATATCGTGGTAAACGTCATTGGTTCAGAGCAAAGGTATGAGCAAAAGGCCGTCGCTTACGCACTAAAACTTCTTGGATATGAAGAAGCATACAAAAACTTCCACCATTTAGCTTATGAACATGTAATAAGACCAGAAGGAAAATTCAGTGGAAGAAAAGGTACATGGATAGGATTCACTGTTGATGAAGTGTTGGATGAGGCCGTTAAGCGAGCCAAAGAGCTTGTAGAGGAGAAAAACCCCAGTTTAAGTGAGAAGGAGAAAGAGAAGATAGCCGAGATCGTTGGAGTGGGCGCTGTAAGGTACAACCTCGTGAAATATTCCCCAGAAAAGATAATCACTTTCAGGTGGGAAGACGTACTTAATTTCGAAGGCGAAAGTGCACCCTACATTCAATATGCACATGCTAGGTGTGCATCAATTCTGAAAAAGGCTATGGAGACAGGTATGACAATCGACCCCACAGAACTCTTAAAGAAGGCAGACTTTTCGAGATTGGATCAAAAAGAAAAAGAACTGATAAAAGCCATAGCAAAATTCCCTGAGATCGTAAAAACGGCTGGAAGGGACATAAAGCCGAACTTAATAGCCACATATGCAAATGAGCTCGCCATGATATTCAACAGATTTTACATGGCCCTTCCAGTTTTGAAGGCTGAAGAAGGAACAAGAGAAATGAGACTTCTATTGGTGATAGCAACAAAACAAGTTCTCAAGAACGCTCTTGAACTAATGGGAATCGAAGCTCCCGAGGTTATGTGA
- a CDS encoding lipoate protein ligase C-terminal domain-containing protein, whose protein sequence is MKRIGEHKAKKGLIRFEIEEENSIAKNVRITGDFFIYPEETILELEDALKGKKLEELESIIDEFFSVRMDIEMPYIDVEDFKMALKNALSGGNEEK, encoded by the coding sequence ATGAAAAGGATTGGGGAACATAAGGCTAAGAAGGGCCTTATAAGGTTTGAGATTGAAGAGGAGAACAGTATTGCTAAAAATGTGAGAATTACTGGGGACTTTTTTATCTATCCTGAAGAAACCATTCTTGAGCTGGAGGATGCATTAAAAGGAAAGAAGCTGGAAGAGCTTGAGAGTATAATAGACGAGTTCTTTTCTGTAAGAATGGATATCGAAATGCCCTATATAGATGTTGAGGACTTTAAGATGGCCCTTAAAAATGCATTGAGTGGTGGAAATGAAGAGAAGTAG